The proteins below come from a single Camelus bactrianus isolate YW-2024 breed Bactrian camel chromosome 2, ASM4877302v1, whole genome shotgun sequence genomic window:
- the LOC141579563 gene encoding GDP-fucose protein O-fucosyltransferase 2-like, which produces MVTGATLCAGRRALLGRVAGSGSVQLPGTMAVLAAGDGGLLGRATSSGLVSRRPTSCLGRRPTDGKPRYLLCDFNPPEGFNLRRNVCIHIAFLLKTLLKMEEPVLVLFPWGHLYHWQSPDPWSDSFDLPSLNRNIPDIEYEQFIAGL; this is translated from the exons atggttacaggcgccacgctctgcgcgggccggcgtgcgcttctggggcgggtagcgggctccggaagtgtgcagctgcccgggaccatggcggtgcttgctgctggggatggcggcttgctcggccgggcgactagttctggcctggtcagtcggcggccgacatcctgtctggggcggcgtcccacagatggtaaac ccaggtaccttctgtgtgacttcaaccctccagagggcttcaacctccgtaggaacgtctgcatccacattgccttcctcctgaagaccctgctgaagatggaggagccggtactggtgctattcccttggggccacctctaccactggcagagccccgatccctggtccgactcctttgacctcccaagtctcaacagaaacatccctgacattgagtacgagcagttcattgcag gcctctga